From a region of the Falco cherrug isolate bFalChe1 chromosome 9, bFalChe1.pri, whole genome shotgun sequence genome:
- the BARHL1 gene encoding barH-like 1 homeobox protein, producing the protein MEGSTGFGIDSILSHRAGSPAVPKGDPLAGDGRSPLELSPRSEGSSGCPSPRSPGRECLEAAGPRPGLDAHLQPGQVSAPSQSRTVTSSFLIRDILADCKPLAACAPYSSTNGPHGGQEPAGRIPTKPGEDFREKMEKNTSSSSSDSEYKVKEEGDREISSSRDSPPVRLKKPRKARTAFTDHQLAQLERSFERQKYLSVQDRMELAASLNLTDTQVKTWYQNRRTKWKRQTAVGLELLAEAGNYSALQRMFPSPYFYPQSLVSNLDPGAALYLYRGPSAPPPALQRPLVPRILIHGLQGGSEPPPPLPPLPGVLPRAAQPR; encoded by the exons ATGGAGGGCTCCACCGGGTTTGGGATCGACTCTATCCTCTCCCACCGAGCCGGCAGCCCGGCCGTGCCTAAAGGGGACCCGCTGGCTGGCGACGGCCGGTCCCCGCTGGAGCTGAGCCCCCGCTCGGAGGGCAGCAGCGGGTGCCCCTCGCCCCGCTCACCGGGCCGCGAGTGCCtggaggcggcggggccgcggccgggcctGGATGCGCACCTCCAGCCGGGGCAGGTCTCGGCTCCCTCCCAGTCGCGGACCGtcacctcctccttcctcatCAGAGACATCCTGGCCGACTGCAAGCCCCTGGCCGCCTGCGCCCCTTACTCCAGCACCAATGGACCTCACGGCGGGCAGGAGCCGGCGGGCAGGATCCCCACCAAGCCTGGCGAGGACTTTagggagaaaatggaaaaaaacaccagcagctcctcctcgGACTCGGAGTACAAAG TGAAAGAAGAAGGGGACCGAGAGATCTCCAGTTCCCGGGACAGCCCCCCAGTGCGGCTGAAAAAGCCGCGCAAAGCCCGCACCGCCTTCACCGACCATCAGCTGGCCCAGCTGGAGCGCAGCTTCGAGAGGCAGAAATACCTGAGCGTGCAGGACAGGATGGAGCTGGCCGCCTCCCTCAACCTCACCGACACGCAGGTGAAAACGTGGTACCAGAACAGAAG GACCAAGTGGAAAAGGCAGACGGCGGTgggcctggagctgctggccgAGGCGGGCAACTACTCAGCGCTCCAGAGGATGTTCCCCTCGCCCTACTTCTACCCGCAGAGTTTGGTCTCCAACCTGGACCCCGGCGCCGCGCTGTACCTGTACCGCGGCCCCAgcgcgccgccccccgccctccAGAGACCCCTGGTGCCCCGCATCCTCATCCACGGACTGCAGGGCGGCAGcgagccccccccgcccctgcccccgctgcccggcgTCCTGCCCCGGGCCGCGCAGCCCCGGTGA